From Pseudoalteromonas piratica:
GCTGGTAAGCTCACTGTTGAAAACAAACCATTTAGTGTTGTCAGTGTCGTTGAAGAAGTAGCCAAAGTGATGAGCTCAATTGCCCATAAGAGCAATTTAGAATTATCACTATATATTGACCCTGAAATCCCTGAATCGGTTCTCGGTGATGCCGTTCGCGTTCGCCAGGTCATTTATAACCTGTGTTCAAACGCTATCAAGTTCACTCAAACCAGCGATGATACGCAAGGCCAAGTGAGCATAGAAGCAAAACTAACCTCAAACAGCCATGACTTTGACACCATCGATTTTATTATTAGCGATAATGGTAAAGGCATGGATAAAGCACAGCTTGCCCGAATATTTCAGCCATTTAGCCAAGCAGAAGAAAGTATTACACGCGAATATGGCGGTACTGGTTTAGGACTTTCTATTTGTAAAAGTTTAACAGAACTTATGTACGGTAATATCCGCGTAAGCTCAGAGCTTGGACTTGGTAGTGAGTTTATTGTAAGAATCCCATTTACCAAAGATGAAGAGGCCGCTAAAGGTCATCGCGGTCGCCTACAAAAGCGGCGCGTTGCTTTATTCAGCCCTGTTGAAAAAAATAAAGAGCGATTACGCGCTTATTTGTCTTATTTAGGCGCCGAAGTAACGCCTTTTAATCAAATTTCTGACGAATTATCAGAGTGGCAATTAAAGCAAGGTATGATTTGGGTGATCGATGGCACCTTTAATATGGAAGAAGCCAATACTATCCTTCGCAAAATAGCCTACAACCTAGAGACTCATAATCAACAAGCAATTGTGCTTGGTCGTCTTACTGAAGCAAAGCTGAATTTAAAGAACCTCTTCTATTTATCTGCAATGCCGCTTTGCAAAAGTGCTTTTTTCAATTCGCTACTTATTGCTGCAGGTCTACAGTCGCCCAAAGTTATTAATACTAAACGTAAAATTAGCCCATTAACGAATGAGCAGTTTAAAGGACAGTGCCAAGTCCTATTAGTTGAAGATAACTTAATGAACCAACAGGTTATTTGCGATCAACTTAATTTATTAGGTTACAGTGTTGATATTGCATCGAATGGCGAGGAAGGCTTTGAGATGTGGAAAAACGGCTGTTATGAATTTGTCTTAACGGACCTTCATATGCCAAAAATGTCTGGCTACGATTTGGCGCGCCAAATTCGACAAGAATCACCTTATCGCAAAGATTTAAAAAATAACACAACCATAGTTGCCATCACTGCAAATGCACTGAAAGGTGAACGAGAAAAATGCATTGAAGGTGGCATGAATGATTACATTACCAAGCCCGTTGAGCTAAATGTACTCGAAGAATTAATGGAAAAGTGGCTGCCCAGAACGCAATTGCAAACCAGTAGCACGCCTATTCTGATTGAAAAACTGGTTGGTT
This genomic window contains:
- a CDS encoding hybrid sensor histidine kinase/response regulator, whose amino-acid sequence is MLTNKVLSLKAIHTINVTAFMVFVFSLYMSLNSFINLNANEPKPPTYSKADLEAIADKVDRPLVDAITRFGFNNAIQIIHSLKAVDKELDYYLFNLKRDKLQLISKTGGDITDPENKNSAVENDSTIIINQQLILDNKVHGLLVIEFQKPSQIITVATSSSAAYVWAVIALISGAFCLTFLPTALTRKIVAHTNKLDNEIAMITEKGDYQLRVDTDIGLGLAPTAERVNLLLDAVNKSEQLHIKAENELQALQSSLEHQVVSRTHELEKAIKVAERANDAKTTFLATMSHEIRTPMNGVIGTIDLLRNTSLSGSQHRLSSIIRESAFSLLGILDDILDFSKIEAGKLTVENKPFSVVSVVEEVAKVMSSIAHKSNLELSLYIDPEIPESVLGDAVRVRQVIYNLCSNAIKFTQTSDDTQGQVSIEAKLTSNSHDFDTIDFIISDNGKGMDKAQLARIFQPFSQAEESITREYGGTGLGLSICKSLTELMYGNIRVSSELGLGSEFIVRIPFTKDEEAAKGHRGRLQKRRVALFSPVEKNKERLRAYLSYLGAEVTPFNQISDELSEWQLKQGMIWVIDGTFNMEEANTILRKIAYNLETHNQQAIVLGRLTEAKLNLKNLFYLSAMPLCKSAFFNSLLIAAGLQSPKVINTKRKISPLTNEQFKGQCQVLLVEDNLMNQQVICDQLNLLGYSVDIASNGEEGFEMWKNGCYEFVLTDLHMPKMSGYDLARQIRQESPYRKDLKNNTTIVAITANALKGEREKCIEGGMNDYITKPVELNVLEELMEKWLPRTQLQTSSTPILIEKLVGYVGEDIAQHKHYLEMFAKHGQDLAFDISRALKQEDTEQAGKLAHQLKSTANTIGAINVAEAANAIETLVNQEREISSITLTHYADELERSFFEANEFIHDYLNNNLKS